Part of the Flavobacterium sp. KS-LB2 genome is shown below.
ATTCTAAACAAAAATAACAAAATTAACATAGAAATTGTGTTTTTTGTGGTTTTTCACTCAATATTTGGTCAAGTTAAACGTTGTATAGGAACTAATATTTTGTTAAAAATGTTTCAATTCTTATTTTTTGCTGTAGGTTTGCAATCCCGAATTTATTTATAACTTAAAGATAGTCAATGATTTATAACTTATTTCCTACTATTATGTTTTTACTATTTGCTTTTTCTTCTAGTAAAACAAGCTTTCCTGAATCAAGTCATGTTAAACCAGTGGTTTATACCAAAGTGGTAGCGTCTAATGTTGAGGCTAAAATTGAAATGGCGTATAGTAATTTACATTCTGATAAATTTGCTTTGCCTAAATTAGAAAGTTTTGCAGAGGCTTTAAAAGGATATTATTCGTTGAAAGAAAAAGGATTAATTAAGAAAGATATTTTAACATTAATTGATTTTAGTTTGTCTTCGAATACCAAAAGACTTTGGGTAATTAATCTTGTTACTGGAGATATATTGTTTCATTCTCTTGTTGCTCATGGAAGAAATACAGGTGATGAGTATGCCTCAAATTTTTCAAATGCAGCAGAATCGTATAAAAGCAGTTTAGGTTTTTATGCTACAGGTGAAATATATAATGGTAAACACGGTATGTCACTTAGGTTAGATGGTTTAGAAAAAGGGGTTAATGACAACGCAAGAGCTAGAGGTGTGGTAATGCACGCGGCTGATTATGTCTCTAATTCATTTATAAAAAACAATCATAGATTAGGAAGAAGTCAAGGTTGTCCCGCTGTGCCGGTAGAATTGTCTAAAGAAATTATTAGTGCAATAAAAAACAAATCTTGTTTTTTTATTTATCATCCTTCAAGAGTTTCTAAATTTGGAGCACAATCAATTTCTTAATTTAGTGTATAAATCGGCATCTAGATTGTAAATATCATCTCTGAAAATAAGTTTGTTGTTTTTGCTCCAAGCAGTCCAATATAATAAGTGAAAGGAAACTTCTTTTTTGATTTTTACGAATTTTGTTTTTTCGCTTTGTAGAATTTCTGT
Proteins encoded:
- a CDS encoding murein L,D-transpeptidase catalytic domain family protein; its protein translation is MIYNLFPTIMFLLFAFSSSKTSFPESSHVKPVVYTKVVASNVEAKIEMAYSNLHSDKFALPKLESFAEALKGYYSLKEKGLIKKDILTLIDFSLSSNTKRLWVINLVTGDILFHSLVAHGRNTGDEYASNFSNAAESYKSSLGFYATGEIYNGKHGMSLRLDGLEKGVNDNARARGVVMHAADYVSNSFIKNNHRLGRSQGCPAVPVELSKEIISAIKNKSCFFIYHPSRVSKFGAQSIS